The proteins below are encoded in one region of Triticum aestivum cultivar Chinese Spring chromosome 1B, IWGSC CS RefSeq v2.1, whole genome shotgun sequence:
- the LOC123135924 gene encoding transcription factor MYB3R-2: protein MGMAAVKVEERDGCAESRQHLALSSPSASEGGSYGGGHAWASPLVPSPADSGSTRRRTSGPVRRAKGGWTPEEDETLREAVTVFKGKNWKRVAEFFPDRTEVQCLHRWQKVLDPELIKGPWTQEEDETIIQKVKEHGPTKWSVIARSLHGRIGKQCRERWHNHLDPQIRKEAWTLEEEQVLVDAHRMHGNKWAEIAKLLPGRTDNSIKNHWNSSVRKRLDEYDTGAALPVPVHVSHNDLKQVTMAPPAENYIDLNKEPNISLSSVIVDHSDPTHSPRVCSLKNIKGCSDFLSLSLPTAQPVTSCQASVADDSAVALAIMGMKMNSGRDKDMELNFVCQKGLQINLPNEKGLEINSVTAKPDGEIDNTGRESTLVKEAQSFGSLCYQIPKLEDIDLVRSPVLSRHHGSEHGVDGFQSPTGYATPSPTDGIQSDQLSVESILKSAAENFPGTPSILRRRKRDKPTPSQDTDFKIDANSDGFDTPKANCTTYSPHSFKTASFLSLGRLDDQQLPSVLGKFDVSPTYRLRSKRMAVLKTVEKHLDFSADAMDTCDMVGSLKSSCRNTESVNASSDISSAQDRRINGHMIGLETLTSDFAHTTQLDAT from the exons aTGGGTATGGCGGCGGTCAAGGTGGAGGAGCGGGACGGGTGCGCCGAGAGCAGGCAGCATCTGGCGCTGTCGAGTCCGTCGGCTTCCGAGGGAGGGAGCTATGGCGGCGGGCACGCGTGGGCGTCGCCGCTGGTGCCCAGCCCCGCCGATTCCGGCTCCACCCGCAG GCGAACAAGTGGCCCTGTAAGAAGAGCTAAGGGTGGCTGGACACCTGAAGAG GATGAAACATTGCGCGAGGCAGTTACTGTTTTCAAGGGAAAAAATTGGAAGAGAGTAG CTGAGTTTTTCCCTGATAGAACAGAAGTACAATGTCTGCACAGATGGCAAAAAGTTCTTGACCCTGAACTTATAAAAGGACCTTGGACCCAAGAG GAAGATGAGACCATTATCCAGAAGGTAAAGGAGCATGGACCAACAAAATGGTCCGTTATAGCAAGGTCACTGCATGGTCGTATTGGTAAACAATGCCGAGAGAG ATGGCATAATCATCTGGATCCTCAAATAAGGAAAGAAGCTTGGACTCTTGAGGAGGAGCAGGTGCTTGTTGATGCTCATCGTATGCATGGTAATAAATGGGCGGAGATTGCAAAACTCCTTCCTGGAAG GACAGATAACTCAATAAAAAACCATTGGAATAGTTCAGTGAGAAAAAGGCTAGATGAATATGATACAGGAGCTGCCCTTCCAGTTCCAGTACATGTCAGTCATAATGATTTGAAACAGGTCACAATGGCCCCGCCTGCTGAGAACTACATTGACTTGAATAAAGAGCCAAATATCAGTTTGAGTTCAGTAATAGTCGATCACTCTGATCCTACCCATAGTCCACGGGTGTGTAGTTTGAAAAATATCAAGGGCTGTTCAGATTTCCTCTCTCTTTCCCTGCCAACTGCTCAACCAGTAACTTCATGTCAGGCATCAGTAGCTGATGATTCTGCTGTTGCTTTAGCAATAATGGGGATGAAAATGAATTCCGGCCGTGACAAGGACATGGAATTGAACTTTGTTTGTCAGAAGGGTCTGCAAATCAATTTGCCGAATGAGAAGGGCCTGGAAATTAACTCCGTAACAGCTAAGCCAGATGGTGAAATAGATAACACTGGACGTGAATCAACCTTAGTAAAAGAGGCTCAGTCCTTTGGTTCTCTTTGTTATCAGATACCTAAGCTAGAAGATATCGACCTTGTTCGTTCCCCAGTTTTGTCAAGACATCATGGATCAGAACACGGCGTGGATGGATTTCAATCGCCCACTGGCTATGCTACTCCCTCTCCAACTGATGGAATACAATCCGATCAGCTCAGTGTGGAATCAATATTGAAAAGTGCTGCTGAAAACTTCCCAGGTACTCCTTCGATACTCAGGAGAAGGAAAAGGGATAAACCAACGCCTTCTCAAGATACTGATTTTAAGATTGATGCAAACAGTGATGGTTTTGACACTCCCAAAGCGAACTGCACTACATATAGCCCACATTCATTTAAAACTGCATCATTTTTGTCCTTGGGTCGCCTTGATGACCAGCAGTTGCCTTCTGTCTTGGGGAAGTTTGATGTTTCCCCCACATATCGACTAAGGTCAAAGCGAATGGCTGTGTTGAAAACCGTTGAGAAGCATCTAGATTTTTCGGCTGATGCGATGGATACTTGTGACATGGTTGGATCTCTGAAATCTTCTTGCCGGAATACGGAGAGTGTCAATGCCAGCTCAGACATTTCAAGCGCACAAGATAGGAGGATTAATGGGCATATGATTGGGTTGGAAACTCTAACCAGTGACTTTGCACACACAACACAGCTAGATGCAACCTAA